Proteins encoded in a region of the Sparus aurata chromosome 6, fSpaAur1.1, whole genome shotgun sequence genome:
- the eif4ba gene encoding eukaryotic translation initiation factor 4Ba isoform X2: MAASAKKKNKKGKTLTLTDFLAEDSPGGGSSAPPSYPTKSTSWADETDDLEGDVSTSWHTEEDSFRAPPIDRSILPTAPRSAREPNIDRSRLPRSPPYTAFLGNLPYDVSEESIKDFFRGLAISAVRLPREPSNPERLKGFGYAEFDDVDSLLRALSLNEENLGNRRIRVDIADQSNDKERDGGMGRDRGGRMSDMGPDKTDTDWRARPTVEADDGPQRRDDAFGERSRDRYESDRYRDGPRRDNDRYDGGRDRYRDRYDDRDRRDFDRGGFDSRGGGGGRRAFGSGFRRDYDDSRGSSDRYGDRDRYGEREDRFERRDERREERAPQQRPKLNLKPRSVPKEEEGSGGGGGSSGSGGGGGGTSPAAAPSSGSRASSIFGAAKPVDTAAKEREVEERLKKQEERLQRQLEEDKGRGPERKLRDRDPSWRTEESHTQRSRTGSESSQQGSTSGRGSQCRDSERSGENEVFSGREGEPSSPGTSPLPPSSNSSKEPLKVMPAPPPKENAWAKRSAASTGSSDGDGRPPVSPVSPSGSAPPKLSSINSADERGSGKDENKADCVRRDRGPPRARGGPAGPGAGRGRGEGPNRDRRKEADRKDNRRDRDSRPPPEPKKFEETPTPKFSSASKYAALLMDGDQGDDAEDVE; this comes from the exons ATGGCGGCGTCAG CtaagaagaagaataagaaggGGAAGACCCTCACTCTGACTGACTTCCTGGCAGAGGACAGTCCTGGAGGAGGCAGCAGCGCGCCCCCCAGCTACCCGACCAAGTCAACTAGCTGGGCAGATGAGACTGATGACCTGGAGGGCGATG TCTCGACTTCATGGCACACGGAGGAGGATAGCTTCCGGGCACCGCCCATTGACCGGTCCATCCTGCCCACAGCACCTCGTTCGGCTCGTGAGCCCAATATTGACCGGTCCCGACTGCCCCGCAGCCCGCCTTACACGGCCTTCCTGGGCAACCTAccctatgatgtctctgaggaaTCGATTAAAGACTTCTTCCGCGGCTTGGCA ATCAGTGCAGTGCGTCTGCCTCGAGAGCCCAGTAACCCAGAGAGGCTGAAGGGCTTTGGCTATGCTGAATTTGATGATGTGGACTCCCTCCTGAGAGCCCTCAGTCTCAATGAGGAG AACCTTGGAAACCGAAGGATCCGTGTGGATATTGCTGATCAGTCTAATGATAAAG agagagacggaggtaTGGGCAGAGACAGGGGTGGACGGATGTCGGACATGGGTCCTGACAAGACAGACACTGACTGGAGGGCTCGGCCCACTGTAGAGGCTGATGATGGACCTCAGAGGAGAGATGATGCCTTTGGAGAAA GATCACGGGACCGTTATGAGTCGGATCGTTACAGAGATGGGCCACGGCGGGACAATGACCGCTATGACGGAGGAAGAGATCGCTACCGGGATCGTTATGACGACCGGGACCGCAGAGACTTCGATAGAGGAG GTTTTGACTCacgtggtggtggtggaggtcgTCGGGCCTTCGGCAGCGGCTTCCGCCGCGATTATGACGACAGTCGGGGTAGCAGTGATCGCTATGGGGACCGGGATCGATATGGCGAACGCGAAGACAGGTTCGAGAGACGGGATGAGAGACGTGAGGAGAGAG CTCCTCAGCAGAGACCCAAATTGAACCTCAAGCCCCGTAGTGTGCCCAAGGAGGAAGAAGGCAGTGGTGGCGGTGGCGGCAGCAGTGGAagcggcggcggtggtggtggcaCTTCCCCAGCTGCAGCTCCGAGCTCCGGCAGCAGGGCCTCATCCATCTTCGGAGCGGCCAAGCCAGTTGACACGGCAGCCAAGGAGAGGGAGGTAGAGGAGAGGCtgaagaaacaggaagagaggctgcagaggcagctggaggaggacaAAGGCCGGGGACCTGAGAGAAAGCTGAGAGATAG GGATCCAAGTTGGCGCACTGAGGAATCTCATACTCAGCGATCTCGCACAGGAAGTGAGTCTTCACAGCAAGGAAGCACTTCAGGAAGAG GCTCCCAGTGTCGAGATAGTGAGCGCTCTGGGGAGAATGAGGTCTTCAGTGGGAGAGAAGGTGAGCCCTCCTCCCCTGGGACCTCCCCACTGCCCCCCTCTAGCAACTCCTCCAAGGAGCCCCTGAAGGTGATGCCCGCACCTCCCCCCAAGGAGAACGCCTGGGCCAAGAGAAGTGCAGCAAGCACAGGCTCCTCTGATGGTGATGGACGACCTCCCGTCTCTCCTGTGTCCCCAAGTGGTTCAGCTCCTCCCAAGCTCAG CTCCATAAATTCTGCAGATGAAAGAGGATCTGGGAAAG ATGAGAACAAGGCTGACTGTGTGCGTCGGGACCGGGGGCCCCCACGAGCACGAGGGGGGCCTGCAGGGCCTGGAGCAGGGCGGGGCCGAGGAGAGGGGCCCAACAGAGACCGAAGAAAGGAGGCAGACAG GAAGGATAACAGAAGAGACCGAGACTCCAGACCACCTCCAGAGCCAAAGAAATTCGAAGAAACCCCAACCCCC aAGTTCAGCTCAGCCAGTAAGTACGCCGCTTTGCTAATGGATGGAGACCAAGGAGACGATGCAGAGGACGTAGAATAA
- the eif4ba gene encoding eukaryotic translation initiation factor 4Ba isoform X1: MAASAKKKNKKGKTLTLTDFLAEDSPGGGSSAPPSYPTKSTSWADETDDLEGDVSTSWHTEEDSFRAPPIDRSILPTAPRSAREPNIDRSRLPRSPPYTAFLGNLPYDVSEESIKDFFRGLAISAVRLPREPSNPERLKGFGYAEFDDVDSLLRALSLNEENLGNRRIRVDIADQSNDKERDGGMGRDRGGRMSDMGPDKTDTDWRARPTVEADDGPQRRDDAFGERSRDRYESDRYRDGPRRDNDRYDGGRDRYRDRYDDRDRRDFDRGGFDSRGGGGGRRAFGSGFRRDYDDSRGSSDRYGDRDRYGEREDRFERRDERREERAAPQQRPKLNLKPRSVPKEEEGSGGGGGSSGSGGGGGGTSPAAAPSSGSRASSIFGAAKPVDTAAKEREVEERLKKQEERLQRQLEEDKGRGPERKLRDRDPSWRTEESHTQRSRTGSESSQQGSTSGRGSQCRDSERSGENEVFSGREGEPSSPGTSPLPPSSNSSKEPLKVMPAPPPKENAWAKRSAASTGSSDGDGRPPVSPVSPSGSAPPKLSSINSADERGSGKDENKADCVRRDRGPPRARGGPAGPGAGRGRGEGPNRDRRKEADRKDNRRDRDSRPPPEPKKFEETPTPKFSSASKYAALLMDGDQGDDAEDVE; this comes from the exons ATGGCGGCGTCAG CtaagaagaagaataagaaggGGAAGACCCTCACTCTGACTGACTTCCTGGCAGAGGACAGTCCTGGAGGAGGCAGCAGCGCGCCCCCCAGCTACCCGACCAAGTCAACTAGCTGGGCAGATGAGACTGATGACCTGGAGGGCGATG TCTCGACTTCATGGCACACGGAGGAGGATAGCTTCCGGGCACCGCCCATTGACCGGTCCATCCTGCCCACAGCACCTCGTTCGGCTCGTGAGCCCAATATTGACCGGTCCCGACTGCCCCGCAGCCCGCCTTACACGGCCTTCCTGGGCAACCTAccctatgatgtctctgaggaaTCGATTAAAGACTTCTTCCGCGGCTTGGCA ATCAGTGCAGTGCGTCTGCCTCGAGAGCCCAGTAACCCAGAGAGGCTGAAGGGCTTTGGCTATGCTGAATTTGATGATGTGGACTCCCTCCTGAGAGCCCTCAGTCTCAATGAGGAG AACCTTGGAAACCGAAGGATCCGTGTGGATATTGCTGATCAGTCTAATGATAAAG agagagacggaggtaTGGGCAGAGACAGGGGTGGACGGATGTCGGACATGGGTCCTGACAAGACAGACACTGACTGGAGGGCTCGGCCCACTGTAGAGGCTGATGATGGACCTCAGAGGAGAGATGATGCCTTTGGAGAAA GATCACGGGACCGTTATGAGTCGGATCGTTACAGAGATGGGCCACGGCGGGACAATGACCGCTATGACGGAGGAAGAGATCGCTACCGGGATCGTTATGACGACCGGGACCGCAGAGACTTCGATAGAGGAG GTTTTGACTCacgtggtggtggtggaggtcgTCGGGCCTTCGGCAGCGGCTTCCGCCGCGATTATGACGACAGTCGGGGTAGCAGTGATCGCTATGGGGACCGGGATCGATATGGCGAACGCGAAGACAGGTTCGAGAGACGGGATGAGAGACGTGAGGAGAGAG CAGCTCCTCAGCAGAGACCCAAATTGAACCTCAAGCCCCGTAGTGTGCCCAAGGAGGAAGAAGGCAGTGGTGGCGGTGGCGGCAGCAGTGGAagcggcggcggtggtggtggcaCTTCCCCAGCTGCAGCTCCGAGCTCCGGCAGCAGGGCCTCATCCATCTTCGGAGCGGCCAAGCCAGTTGACACGGCAGCCAAGGAGAGGGAGGTAGAGGAGAGGCtgaagaaacaggaagagaggctgcagaggcagctggaggaggacaAAGGCCGGGGACCTGAGAGAAAGCTGAGAGATAG GGATCCAAGTTGGCGCACTGAGGAATCTCATACTCAGCGATCTCGCACAGGAAGTGAGTCTTCACAGCAAGGAAGCACTTCAGGAAGAG GCTCCCAGTGTCGAGATAGTGAGCGCTCTGGGGAGAATGAGGTCTTCAGTGGGAGAGAAGGTGAGCCCTCCTCCCCTGGGACCTCCCCACTGCCCCCCTCTAGCAACTCCTCCAAGGAGCCCCTGAAGGTGATGCCCGCACCTCCCCCCAAGGAGAACGCCTGGGCCAAGAGAAGTGCAGCAAGCACAGGCTCCTCTGATGGTGATGGACGACCTCCCGTCTCTCCTGTGTCCCCAAGTGGTTCAGCTCCTCCCAAGCTCAG CTCCATAAATTCTGCAGATGAAAGAGGATCTGGGAAAG ATGAGAACAAGGCTGACTGTGTGCGTCGGGACCGGGGGCCCCCACGAGCACGAGGGGGGCCTGCAGGGCCTGGAGCAGGGCGGGGCCGAGGAGAGGGGCCCAACAGAGACCGAAGAAAGGAGGCAGACAG GAAGGATAACAGAAGAGACCGAGACTCCAGACCACCTCCAGAGCCAAAGAAATTCGAAGAAACCCCAACCCCC aAGTTCAGCTCAGCCAGTAAGTACGCCGCTTTGCTAATGGATGGAGACCAAGGAGACGATGCAGAGGACGTAGAATAA
- the eif4ba gene encoding eukaryotic translation initiation factor 4Ba isoform X3, protein MAASAKKKNKKGKTLTLTDFLAEDSPGGGSSAPPSYPTKSTSWADETDDLEGDVSTSWHTEEDSFRAPPIDRSILPTAPRSAREPNIDRSRLPRSPPYTAFLGNLPYDVSEESIKDFFRGLAISAVRLPREPSNPERLKGFGYAEFDDVDSLLRALSLNEENLGNRRIRVDIADQSNDKERDGGMGRDRGGRMSDMGPDKTDTDWRARPTVEADDGPQRRDDAFGERSRDRYESDRYRDGPRRDNDRYDGGRDRYRDRYDDRDRRDFDRGGFDSRGGGGGRRAFGSGFRRDYDDSRGSSDRYGDRDRYGEREDRFERRDERREERAAPQQRPKLNLKPRSVPKEEEGSGGGGGSSGSGGGGGGTSPAAAPSSGSRASSIFGAAKPVDTAAKEREVEERLKKQEERLQRQLEEDKGRGPERKLRDRDPSWRTEESHTQRSRTGSESSQQGSTSGRGSQCRDSERSGENEVFSGREGEPSSPGTSPLPPSSNSSKEPLKVMPAPPPKENAWAKRSAASTGSSDGDGRPPVSPVSPSGSAPPKLSSINSADERGSGKGRITEETETPDHLQSQRNSKKPQPPSSAQPVSTPLC, encoded by the exons ATGGCGGCGTCAG CtaagaagaagaataagaaggGGAAGACCCTCACTCTGACTGACTTCCTGGCAGAGGACAGTCCTGGAGGAGGCAGCAGCGCGCCCCCCAGCTACCCGACCAAGTCAACTAGCTGGGCAGATGAGACTGATGACCTGGAGGGCGATG TCTCGACTTCATGGCACACGGAGGAGGATAGCTTCCGGGCACCGCCCATTGACCGGTCCATCCTGCCCACAGCACCTCGTTCGGCTCGTGAGCCCAATATTGACCGGTCCCGACTGCCCCGCAGCCCGCCTTACACGGCCTTCCTGGGCAACCTAccctatgatgtctctgaggaaTCGATTAAAGACTTCTTCCGCGGCTTGGCA ATCAGTGCAGTGCGTCTGCCTCGAGAGCCCAGTAACCCAGAGAGGCTGAAGGGCTTTGGCTATGCTGAATTTGATGATGTGGACTCCCTCCTGAGAGCCCTCAGTCTCAATGAGGAG AACCTTGGAAACCGAAGGATCCGTGTGGATATTGCTGATCAGTCTAATGATAAAG agagagacggaggtaTGGGCAGAGACAGGGGTGGACGGATGTCGGACATGGGTCCTGACAAGACAGACACTGACTGGAGGGCTCGGCCCACTGTAGAGGCTGATGATGGACCTCAGAGGAGAGATGATGCCTTTGGAGAAA GATCACGGGACCGTTATGAGTCGGATCGTTACAGAGATGGGCCACGGCGGGACAATGACCGCTATGACGGAGGAAGAGATCGCTACCGGGATCGTTATGACGACCGGGACCGCAGAGACTTCGATAGAGGAG GTTTTGACTCacgtggtggtggtggaggtcgTCGGGCCTTCGGCAGCGGCTTCCGCCGCGATTATGACGACAGTCGGGGTAGCAGTGATCGCTATGGGGACCGGGATCGATATGGCGAACGCGAAGACAGGTTCGAGAGACGGGATGAGAGACGTGAGGAGAGAG CAGCTCCTCAGCAGAGACCCAAATTGAACCTCAAGCCCCGTAGTGTGCCCAAGGAGGAAGAAGGCAGTGGTGGCGGTGGCGGCAGCAGTGGAagcggcggcggtggtggtggcaCTTCCCCAGCTGCAGCTCCGAGCTCCGGCAGCAGGGCCTCATCCATCTTCGGAGCGGCCAAGCCAGTTGACACGGCAGCCAAGGAGAGGGAGGTAGAGGAGAGGCtgaagaaacaggaagagaggctgcagaggcagctggaggaggacaAAGGCCGGGGACCTGAGAGAAAGCTGAGAGATAG GGATCCAAGTTGGCGCACTGAGGAATCTCATACTCAGCGATCTCGCACAGGAAGTGAGTCTTCACAGCAAGGAAGCACTTCAGGAAGAG GCTCCCAGTGTCGAGATAGTGAGCGCTCTGGGGAGAATGAGGTCTTCAGTGGGAGAGAAGGTGAGCCCTCCTCCCCTGGGACCTCCCCACTGCCCCCCTCTAGCAACTCCTCCAAGGAGCCCCTGAAGGTGATGCCCGCACCTCCCCCCAAGGAGAACGCCTGGGCCAAGAGAAGTGCAGCAAGCACAGGCTCCTCTGATGGTGATGGACGACCTCCCGTCTCTCCTGTGTCCCCAAGTGGTTCAGCTCCTCCCAAGCTCAG CTCCATAAATTCTGCAGATGAAAGAGGATCTGGGAAAG GAAGGATAACAGAAGAGACCGAGACTCCAGACCACCTCCAGAGCCAAAGAAATTCGAAGAAACCCCAACCCCC aAGTTCAGCTCAGCCAGTAAGTACGCCGCTTTGCTAA
- the eif4ba gene encoding eukaryotic translation initiation factor 4Ba isoform X4 yields MAASAKKKNKKGKTLTLTDFLAEDSPGGGSSAPPSYPTKSTSWADETDDLEGDVSTSWHTEEDSFRAPPIDRSILPTAPRSAREPNIDRSRLPRSPPYTAFLGNLPYDVSEESIKDFFRGLAISAVRLPREPSNPERLKGFGYAEFDDVDSLLRALSLNEENLGNRRIRVDIADQSNDKERDGGMGRDRGGRMSDMGPDKTDTDWRARPTVEADDGPQRRDDAFGERSRDRYESDRYRDGPRRDNDRYDGGRDRYRDRYDDRDRRDFDRGGFDSRGGGGGRRAFGSGFRRDYDDSRGSSDRYGDRDRYGEREDRFERRDERREERAAPQQRPKLNLKPRSVPKEEEGSGGGGGSSGSGGGGGGTSPAAAPSSGSRASSIFGAAKPVDTAAKEREVEERLKKQEERLQRQLEEDKGRGPERKLRDRDPSWRTEESHTQRSRTGSESSQQGSTSGRGSQCRDSERSGENEVFSGREGEPSSPGTSPLPPSSNSSKEPLKVMPAPPPKENAWAKRSAASTGSSDGDGRPPVSPVSPSGSAPPKLSSINSADERGSGKEVQLSQ; encoded by the exons ATGGCGGCGTCAG CtaagaagaagaataagaaggGGAAGACCCTCACTCTGACTGACTTCCTGGCAGAGGACAGTCCTGGAGGAGGCAGCAGCGCGCCCCCCAGCTACCCGACCAAGTCAACTAGCTGGGCAGATGAGACTGATGACCTGGAGGGCGATG TCTCGACTTCATGGCACACGGAGGAGGATAGCTTCCGGGCACCGCCCATTGACCGGTCCATCCTGCCCACAGCACCTCGTTCGGCTCGTGAGCCCAATATTGACCGGTCCCGACTGCCCCGCAGCCCGCCTTACACGGCCTTCCTGGGCAACCTAccctatgatgtctctgaggaaTCGATTAAAGACTTCTTCCGCGGCTTGGCA ATCAGTGCAGTGCGTCTGCCTCGAGAGCCCAGTAACCCAGAGAGGCTGAAGGGCTTTGGCTATGCTGAATTTGATGATGTGGACTCCCTCCTGAGAGCCCTCAGTCTCAATGAGGAG AACCTTGGAAACCGAAGGATCCGTGTGGATATTGCTGATCAGTCTAATGATAAAG agagagacggaggtaTGGGCAGAGACAGGGGTGGACGGATGTCGGACATGGGTCCTGACAAGACAGACACTGACTGGAGGGCTCGGCCCACTGTAGAGGCTGATGATGGACCTCAGAGGAGAGATGATGCCTTTGGAGAAA GATCACGGGACCGTTATGAGTCGGATCGTTACAGAGATGGGCCACGGCGGGACAATGACCGCTATGACGGAGGAAGAGATCGCTACCGGGATCGTTATGACGACCGGGACCGCAGAGACTTCGATAGAGGAG GTTTTGACTCacgtggtggtggtggaggtcgTCGGGCCTTCGGCAGCGGCTTCCGCCGCGATTATGACGACAGTCGGGGTAGCAGTGATCGCTATGGGGACCGGGATCGATATGGCGAACGCGAAGACAGGTTCGAGAGACGGGATGAGAGACGTGAGGAGAGAG CAGCTCCTCAGCAGAGACCCAAATTGAACCTCAAGCCCCGTAGTGTGCCCAAGGAGGAAGAAGGCAGTGGTGGCGGTGGCGGCAGCAGTGGAagcggcggcggtggtggtggcaCTTCCCCAGCTGCAGCTCCGAGCTCCGGCAGCAGGGCCTCATCCATCTTCGGAGCGGCCAAGCCAGTTGACACGGCAGCCAAGGAGAGGGAGGTAGAGGAGAGGCtgaagaaacaggaagagaggctgcagaggcagctggaggaggacaAAGGCCGGGGACCTGAGAGAAAGCTGAGAGATAG GGATCCAAGTTGGCGCACTGAGGAATCTCATACTCAGCGATCTCGCACAGGAAGTGAGTCTTCACAGCAAGGAAGCACTTCAGGAAGAG GCTCCCAGTGTCGAGATAGTGAGCGCTCTGGGGAGAATGAGGTCTTCAGTGGGAGAGAAGGTGAGCCCTCCTCCCCTGGGACCTCCCCACTGCCCCCCTCTAGCAACTCCTCCAAGGAGCCCCTGAAGGTGATGCCCGCACCTCCCCCCAAGGAGAACGCCTGGGCCAAGAGAAGTGCAGCAAGCACAGGCTCCTCTGATGGTGATGGACGACCTCCCGTCTCTCCTGTGTCCCCAAGTGGTTCAGCTCCTCCCAAGCTCAG CTCCATAAATTCTGCAGATGAAAGAGGATCTGGGAAAG aAGTTCAGCTCAGCCAGTAA
- the LOC115584132 gene encoding keratin, type I cytoskeletal 18-like, translated as MNFSKSSMQQIPSNRISFTRSAPQPRAVSVFGGAGGRGARISSASASSLRSGAPMTSSSSFKLSSGMGSGFGSAGGSKAAGGGMIMGNERGAMQNLNDRLANYLETVRNLEQANKDLEVKIREALEKGGPDMRDYSKYEPIIDDLRRQIYDKIAENARFVLQIDNARLAADDFKVKFDNEQAIRQSVEADIGGLRKVIDDTNMTRMNIESEIEAVREELSFLKKNHENEVMELRNQISQSGVQVDVDAPKGQDLSQIMEDVRANYEKMALKNAEDLKRWHENQIADVQVQVSQNTEALQGAQMEISDLSRQIQTLEIELASQQSLKASLEDTLGNTELRNNMEMEKYNGIIIHLEEELTKLRANIQQQTQDYEALLNMKMKLEAEISTYKGLLDGGDFKLQDALDELAATI; from the exons ATGAACTTCAGCAAATCCAGCATGCAGCAGATACCATCTAACCGCATCTCCTTCACCCGCTCCGCACCCCAGCCCCGTGCTGTCAGCGTTtttggtggtgctggtggacgCGGGGCCCGAAtttcctctgcctctgcctcgtCTCTGCGATCCGGCGCCCCAAtgacctcttcttcctccttcaaGCTGAGCAGTGGGATGGGATCTGGTTTTGGTAGTGCCGGTGGATCCAAGGCCGCTGGTGGTGGTATGATCATGGGTAACGAGAGGGGAGCCATGCAGAACCTGAACGACCGCCTGGCCAACTACCTGGAGACAGTGAGGAACCTGGAGCAGGCCAACAAGGACCTGGAGGTGAAGATCAGAGAGGCTCTGGAGAAGGGGGGGCCCGACATGAGAGACTACAGCAAGTATGAGCCCATCATTGACGACCTGCGCAGACAG ATCTACGACAAGATTGCAGAGAACGCTCGTTTTGTCCTCCAGATCGACAACGCCCGTCTTGCGGCAGACGACTTCAAAGTAAA GTTCGACAATGAGCAGGCAATCCGCCAGTCTGTGGAGGCCGACATCGGCGGGCTGAGGAAAGTCATAGATGACACCAACATGACCAGGATGAACATCGAGAGTGAGATTGAAGCCGTGAGGGAGGAGCTCAGCTTCCTGAAGAAGAACCATGAGAAT GAGGTGATGGAGCTGAGGAATCAGATCTCCCAGTCAGGCGTGCAAGTGGATGTTGACGCTCCCAAAGGTCAGGACCTGTCCCAGATCATGGAGGATGTGAGGGCCAACTATGAGAAGATGGCTTTAAAGAATGCAGAAGACCTCAAACGCTGGCATGAAAATCAG ATTGCGGATGTGCAGGTGCAGGTCTCACAGAACACAGAAGCTCTCCAGGGAGCCCAGATGGAGATCAGCGACTTATCCAGACAGATACAGACCCTGGAAATTGAACTCGCGTCCCAACAGAGCTTA AAAGCCTCCTTAGAGGACACATTAGGCAACACAGAGCTACGGAACAACATGGAAATGGAAAAGTACAACGGCATTATCATCcatctggaggaggagctgaccAAACTGCGCGCAAACATCCAGCAGCAGACGCAAGACTACGAAGCGCTGCTCAACATGAAGATGAAACTGGAGGCGGAGATTTCCACTTACAAGGGTCTGCTGGATGGAGGAGACTTCAA gctCCAGGACGCACTGGATGAGCTGGCGGCCACAATCTAA